Below is a genomic region from Raphanus sativus cultivar WK10039 chromosome 4, ASM80110v3, whole genome shotgun sequence.
tattttattcGTCAATATAGTTGGTTACAATAAAATCGAGTTTGgtaaaattgagtttttatcaaaatatgtAGTATCATTACCATGTTAATATGGTGAACCTTGAGCCACGAAATCCATGCCATCCGGATAACATGACTGAAGTATGACTATTATTGTATTTGCTATGTTTGTCTattattgtatttgtatttttctttgtttgttttctcaTCCTTCCCAAGTATGTGTAACCAGACAAGACGTTGTAGCCCAATGGTTAGGACGGGTCTCCGCCTGCACCCAGGTagggggttcgatccacgccggagggaactaccttgcaacgctcttgtcacccacacggatatgggccatgctttcggcccatttgaaaaactgggaggggcgtctatccgtgggcattccttccccttggggattagtctgggccttctgggcctgggatacccccaggttaaaaaaaaaaaaaacaagtatgtGTAACCGAGTAATATGTTTGTTGTTCAACTTGACATTTTAATAATAAGTATTTCCATTTAATATGTCTAAATGTTATAGATACAGAAATGGACGTCGAGAGCATTTGTTCATGAACACGTCGAGTAGTTTAGGAATTGTCCATGAACACGTCGAGTAGTTTAGCATTTGTTATATAAAGCTAAGAATTGTCCATGCATAAGTGTGAAATAAATTATATGGCCGCCATATCTTAAGGGACGTGGAGTAGTTTAGGAACACAAACTTATGTTATTGAATATTGTATAGTCGGCTAATcaacacttttatttttactcaAATAACACAATGGCGAGATAAATCATGCATATAATACgacatcaatactattaattacaATACTTATGAACTTCATTTGTTAAACATActattaaaaacaataaaagtaTAAAGTCCATTACGCAATTGAAAAAAGCCCACCAAACTGAATTACTTAATAGTCCTTAATGACCATTTATATTTACTCATCTCATTAAGGACAATTTTGGAAACATTTTTAAACTCATTTAAGAATGATTctgaattaatagtattgatgcaTTTGTATGCGATAAATTAGTGTGTGACGTGGAAGGTATTATTTACAACCGAAGATACCATCAATTACTTCTCTCTTTCACATGCTACTTACAAAGGACAAAGGTATAACCGGTTAAAATGAAGGTTAAATGTGAGAaaaccctttatatattatttaagaaatattacaatattttaaatatgacacATGTCATCAAATAAAATGCTTCTCAAAGTTTTTAGAGAAAATATGTTGGTCATACCTTAACATATAATACAATTCTCATTAAaccaatcataaaattaattagtaGTGTACAGTTAATATTTtcattctttccttaaataaaagttacaaattacctaatatgattaaaatatatttatgataattaatgattttcataataaacatttgataacaatttatgtATTCTCCATCATTTTTGTTCgaatttgatattattaaaataaattaaaatttttgatcaaatttaaaataaattaaataattacattaaaatataataaaattttatatattttgtatatattatactttGAATTTCTAATaacgactataaattactaaggATATTAAAAGTCCcacattaaaattttatgatcAATGGCTTAAATTTTTTACTCTAACAAGATGAAATTGATCACAGATCCATATAAGTAAAAGGTCTCATTTATAAATTCagaataagatatataatataccataatacataaatattttgattttaagattTGCATTGAACAAGAATTGAGAacttaatatttaatttcagAATTTGCACTGAATTTCCAAGAATGATTATGATGTAAGATTGAAATTTCTCCAACTTAAGATCACTAGATGATCAGTAGATTCCAAGCTTCGCTTGCGGAAGGTGGGATGTTGGTAGAGGTGGTGGTGAAGCTTTGATTGACTTTCTCAGTCCTTGGGCTTGACTGACTCTCTCAATCAGTGGTGAACCAGACTTGCTTGAATTTCACAAGAAATCCTAATCCAAAGATCCATAGAAACAGATGAATCTCTCAAATGAATCTAAAGACAAGAAAAAACTCAAAGACACTCTTTGAAGCAGAAACTGAATTTCTTATTGAACAAACTTGTAGATTGAAAGGTGGTTCCTTACAGAAATATTCTATGAGCTTATATAGGTTCGTCCTAAGCTAGAAATATGAAAGATAATTGCTGAATTAACAGACAATAGAGCTGTTGGAGcattaatgaaaaaatatgCTAAATGAAGGGGATTCAATGGCTCCTTAAATCTTGAAAGCTTAGGCAATAAATAATGATGTCTTGGCACGTCTAGGTTCATTGGAAAGATGTTCAGAAGGCTTTGGTCGTGTAGATATAGCCGTTGGTCTTCAAATCCTTCAAATCTGATTGCTTCATGATATGGTAAGTTTATGTAAATGAAGATCCTCTTGATCACATGCTGGCTGGTGTATGGTGGAATGGTGTAATGCTCTCCTGGATGGTTGGATATGTACTCTGTATGTCATTGACCATGTAGAaactctcctggtcgccatatcTTGGTTTGGTAATTATCAAACCAAGTAAGTAACTGTCCAACTTTCCATATTTAGCTtcgatttgatttgattttatttttcaaggATCCGCATGATCCAGTGGGTGATAGTGCTTCTTAAGATGTTGTAGAGTTCTCTCGAAGTAGCACAAAGTCTCCTGGATGCCAACATTGAGTTTGGCATAGCCACCTTTGACTTGGAACTGACATATCTTCTAACCATTAATGATTTTGATATGAAATCAATCCGTTGTGTGTTCTTGTTGAGTTTAGAATCCATCAAAACCGGTTTCACGAATAAATTCCTCCTGGTTTCTTAGATATTGCGTTTTGACTGCACATATATCCGGATTGGCTTATTTAGCTCTACTCAGCTTCATGTTCCCCACTTCATGTCTCCTGATTCCTTCCTCCCTCGTTGATGATGACTTGATGTCCTCATcagattataaattttgaaaccGTTAAAAGTCTCAcgttgaaaattttgttatcaatgatttaacctttttataaaagaattataaatgatcataaaacCATATGATTAGGAAGTCTCACTCCATAAATagtcatattaaaatatattatatatctatgttaatatcatttaaattaaattaaataacataCAGAATAGATAATAACAATTGTTTAGATTTATTTACTATAAAatgattgtaaataaataagaaaatgtgattgctttgatttatgtgattacaccaatttaattatatacataatagtTAATTCTTTGTTACTTTgtgcttttctttttgtttaattttgaaGCTATCCCAAACCCATGGAAAGGGTTACTTTTATGGTTCCTGTTATGgatattttttttgcaatttcAATGACGATCATAATAATACCCATGCAATCTAATCACATATGTTTATGTTTACTTTTATATACAAACTTTTGTTCGAAAGTTTGAGTCTTGTATTTCAGAAATATTTTATTGTCTAACAAATGATGATAGTCTTATCTTCTGTGTATTATGGGAGCATAACACGGCCTGAGTGAGAGTCTCAGCTTTTGATTAGGTCATATAGCTTAACATGACCTCTGATTTCTTTGTGGTATACGATATTCAAACATTTCACTTTGAAAACGCAAATCTATAAATTTTCCCTACTATATAATACAACTTCAACGAGCTTGAAACGAACTCTTTATTACCAAACAGCATCACAACGTCACTTTTAAAGTTTCAAAAtgtcttctttctttctgcAATAATCCGAAACATATAAAGGGATTTAGTGCACTCTTGTTGTACCACTTGGATTGTTTCGACGGAACCTTCTCATCAACCTTTCGTGTTTGTGAGAATTGAAGATATGTCCGATCACCAATCCGCAAATCACGCCAGGTCCGTAGGCTATTGCGGCTGCTATCCAGTTCAAAACATCTTCAGGCTCGGACGACGAGTCCTTGGGTTGTTGCGGTGGTGCTGCATCCGGGACATGGATTGGTCCACATATTTCCTCGAGACCATAGAGTTTGACGTTGTCTGCGAATGAAGAACAGTTTTGCCTTTGAAACTGCGTGCCGCGTGGCACTGGACCTTCGAGAAGGTTGTGGGAAAAGTCCATGTATGACAAGAAGGTGAGGTTGTCCAAATCAAGAGGAATATGACCAGAGAGGTTGTTGCGAGAGAGGTCGAGTGCTTCGAGATATGTTATATTCGCCAAGGTTGATGGAATGCTACTTGTGAATGAATTACCTGACAAGTTGAGGAGACGCAGTCCCTTCAACAAACCGATGGATTCAGGGATCTCTCCGCTGAAATTGTTTCCGGAAAAATCGATGGCTTTGAAGGCAAGTAAGATCTCGGAAAACTCTGTTTCTACACCTTTGTAGATCATAACCATTGAATTTTCATACATGCCTCTGTCCATTTGGTTGCCTTCGTACATAGGGAGATCAGACCAATCTTTTTCCCCTTTCCATACCGATGACATTTCAAGCCAGTTGGCAAAATAATCTCGTGGCAAGGTTCCACTGAAGTTGTTATGCGATATGTCAATGACACGTAGAGTTGAAAACCCAAAATctgtggaggaggaggaaggggTATAGATTGGTCCATAAAATGCATTTGATCCCAGCAAAAGAACACGTAAACGTTCCAATGATCTCAACCAGGATGGAAACGTGTCTCTCAAATTGTTCCCTTTCAAATTCAGAAATTCCAAATAGTTGCAGCCGATCAAAGATCTTGGAAGCTTCCCCACTAACTGGTTGCCGCTAACGTCTAGTGACTTCAACTCTTGGGAGGAATACATATCCGGAAGAAACCCGCTTAGGTTGTTCTTTCGTAGACTTACCTCTTTAAGAAAAGGAGGGTTCAAAAAACATGGAGGAATGGAACCATTGAGATGGTTGTTGGACATATCCAAGAATTCTAATAATCTGACCTTACAGAGCCATTGGGGGAATGGTCCTCGGAGTGAATTCGAACCAAGATCAAAGGAAACTTTGTCAATCGAATCTTTGTCGTCGACAACTTTTCGTGGTTTCTCGAGGCTACTGAAATAATTATGAGAAAGCGTCAACCCATATACTCCCCACACGAAGCTAGGTACTTGACCTTCCAACTTATTGTAAGAGAGATCAAGAATAAAGAGGTAGACTAATTTGGACATAGATCCAGGGATTGGGCCAGTGAAACCGTTATGGCTTAGATCTAACTGTGACAGATTGGGGATACCAGATATGGAAACTGGGATTGGTCCTACGAAACTGTTATAGCCAAGAGCTAAAGATGAGAGCATCGCAAGTCCAGATATGGATTCTGAAACCCGAGAGAAATTATTATGAGAAAGGAGTAGAGTATCCACAGACGATGACGATGCATTATGAAACTCTAAAGATCCCTCGAATTGGTTCCCCTCCAAATAAACCGCTTCAAGTGATGGAATCTTTAACAGAGAAGCGGGAAAATTCCCAACAAAGGAGTTTCCACTCAGATCAATCTTGAGTAAGTTGTGGAGTCCACTCAAGTCAGGAACCGTGGATTTAAAGTGATTATAGCTAAGGTCTAAGTAGTACAAGCTGGTTAAATTTGGTAGAAAAAGAGGGAGATCATCTCCAGAGGTGAATTGGTTTTGAAAAAGATATAAAGCATTTAGCTTGGTGAGATTTAGAAATGAGATTGGAAAGGTACCGTTCAAATTGTTCATGGACAGGCTGACCGATAGTACTTGGTTTAGGTTGCCAAATGAAGGAGGAATTTCACCATCCAAGTGATTATCAGTGAGGTCAAGTTGTGTGAGTCGAGAAAGGTTTCCTAGTGAAGTTGGAAGCCTTCCTGTGAGATTGTTGGACCCAATGCTCAAGGAAGTTAGCTGGTTTAGATAGCCCAAGGAAGAGGAGATTTCACCATCAAAATGATTATTAGAGAGGTCAAGAACTCTGAGATGAGAAAGGTTTCCTAGTGAAGAAGGAATCTCTCCTCTGAGACCGCAATGGTCAAGGGATAGGTTACGAAGATGTTGGAGTGAAAAAAGACTGCTGTTTGTTTTCAAAGAGCCGTCCAGATAGAATGAGTCGAGGACGAGTGATATAACCTTTCCGGAATTACGATCGCATGTGACACCTTCCCAAGAACAGTAATCAGTGCTCCTGTTCCATGAATTTATTGGATCATCTGGGTCGGATGCATTGATGGGGAACTCGTTTTTGAACTCCAAAAGCGCATCCCTTTGGAGCCAAGGAGAAGCAAGAGTGTTGTGGTATAtaagagaaacaaagaaaactaACAAGACATATTGGTTTGAACTCAtcatattctctctctctctcttttttaatAAGAAAGTTCTGGGTGGTAAGTAATTATTCGTATCCAGCCTATGCTGCTCCTTTATAAATCTTTGGCTTCACGAGTCTCGCGTCAACTCTGTTGGATTTTCACATGATTTTTCCAAGTCTTCTATGGTCAATGAATCGTCTCATTTGGGTTTAAAATGACTAGCTCCCTTCATTTGTCTCCCTTACGGTACGCGTGACAAGTGACAGAGTATAGGATGATAGCCTTTTTTACTCCCTTAttgttataagaaaaaattaccTTCAGAGACACATTTTGACTTTGCAATAACATAATAAGGCACTTTGCACTTGCCACACACATTTTACCTGTTGAATGTCCATACTACCCTGTGCTATCAACATCTCTCTCGTTACCATTTTTTTAGTCAAACTCTCTCGTTACCTTTTGTTCCTAAACTGAATCTGTTTTTAGCattattaattaaaacaaaattttaaatcgaTTCCCAAATAGGATATCCACCGTCTATGAGCCATCATCGTTCCCGTCGTCCCTGGTTCGCGACCATTATCTTTGAGCCACCATCGTACCTGTTTCACGACCATCGTCTTTGAGACACCGAGTCCAACACTCTGCAAAAACTTCATGAATCCAAGCTCATGGATGCTCTAGAAGAAGCATCATAAGATGGGTTGCTCATCAATTCTCAAGAAATTGAAGGAAGAGACAAGCGACAAGATTTGCGGTCGTCGTCTCCATCACTCCACGAACTGTTGAGAAGCTTCGGACCCGCTGTCTCTTCGATTCAATCCATCTCAACCACATCCGATTTGCTTGATTCGAGATTGCTATGGCTAAAAtgaacatttttctttttttcgatGGCTGGGAGTTACAAAGTTAATCTTAATTTATTGAGAGAAAGGTGAGACCTTTTTGCTTCTTTTGACGGGTCTCTTGCGATTAAAAATTTGTAGTCCATTGATGATTGTTCTTATCAGTTATATGGTTAGCTTTTCTTTTCAAAGTTGAAACCTTTAGTCATATGGTGTTTAATTGAATATGTATGTGTTGATGTGTTTTATCAAAGCTTAAAGCTTTATCGTTTCATGTGGACATAGATTGTATGGATGTGGTCGGTGTGGACATCGGTTTATGTGGATGTGGTCAGTGTGGACATAAGAGTTGGGGTCAAGTGCGAAGTGGTCAGAGGAGATGTGGATAACAGTGAATATTTGGCCGGTGTATTCCATGCTCTGGATTAGAAATCTAGGTCGAGAGATGGAAGTCTGCTAAAGAAGTCTCCACTCAGCCTTGGCCTTACTTAGCCGATGCTCTTAGCTGATGAACTTGTTAGGTATTAGCTCAATTGAATGGTATCCACAACTCTCTTGTGGTTCTTAGGTTTCCATCTTTCTTGTCTGAATCTGAGattagttcaccatctttctgGTAACAGTTTGCTTTGTTAGAGTACTCatcctttatttatttaaactgaTATTTCATTAGCTTTCGTTGATGTTTTGTAACTTGTTCTGTTTCTGGTCGCTATACATTTTAGTATCTGAATCCAAGCATCAAGCTTGTTACTGACATGTGTAATTATTTCGAATTTCAGTGTGATTGTTTTCTGCAATGTCTAAACTAAAAGACAGCCTGCTTCAGCTTTGAATCTCAGAGATGCTGCCTGAGTCTCACTCTTCTGCTTCTGGAAGAACTACCCTTCTTGGAGTTGATGTCTTGGGTCTTAAGAAGCGTGGACAGGGCCTACATTCTTGGAATCGTTTTTATCCCTCTGTAAGCACTCATGTCATGGATGTTGACAAGTTCACAATGACCCCTTTGGAAATACTCATGTCATGGAAGAAGAACTATGATCCTTTGGAAACACTTATGTCTTGGAGGAAGAAATATGATCTCTTTGGAAACACTCACGTCCATATCcacattcttctttttttctgtcCACAAAATTGTCGtacatatattttagtttatgttaAAATCAAAAAAGGTATATCAAAATGGGTGTTgaaatatagataaaaatattataatttttaattggaacaaattttattttaaatataaaaaaatttccaaagGACCGAAGAAATACATATTATAAGGGTGTAATGATATAATAGTCTTCTCTCTCAACCAACTCCGACGTTAAACACTACTCAAATTcactttttttcaaaaaaaaaaaatatttggtaaacCGTAGGATCTCCTTCAGCTTTTACAATCCGACGATCGCTATACGTCGCATAAACCTATAAAAAACCTTAATGTCGATATCATAGGAAACACGTTTCCTCTATCTGTTTTGGTCTCCACAAGAccgaaataaaagaaaaataaaactcattCAGCTCTTCTATTTCTTAACCAAGAGAGAAGGATATAATTGTCATAACACAAGGGGGGGAGAAGGAGAAAGTGTCTGACTAGCGACAAGTGCCTAAATGtgttaaaaaaaggaaaattgtgTCTGTCGAAGTAATCAACTCTTGTTATAACTATTTTACGATAAATACGCGTTCTGTATTTGTTTAGTTCTAAGTCTTCTATGGTCAATGTATGACAAGAAGGTGAGGTGGTCAATTGGGTTTAAAATGACTAGCTCCCTTCATTCGTTTCCCTTACGGCACGTGCAAGTGACATAGTCTATAGGATGATAGCCTTTTTTTTACTCTATAGGATGATAGCCTTTTTTACTCGCTTattgttaataaatattttacgataaataCGCGCTCTGTATTTGTTTAGGCTCCTTCCAAAGGGTTTACTGGTTTTCCTATTACCATCCGCAAACATAGCTTTtacggttcatagcggttgttgacATTTCGAAATAATCACAGAAAATGCTACAaatacaaatcgcttcaaaccgctccaaattttttaaaatcaaaatttagttccaggtagcgtttgcggttgcgggcggttgcggaaggataatgtttttttaaaaaaacataataaataaaaataatactaaaaataaccaataaacattttaaattaaaataatagaaattgtaaaatatattcatattatatttcaatttatatttaaaaattaaaactaaaatattttctataaatttttaaaatttaataatatgattttatagatttaaattttatatttatcatattattatgatttttaatatttttataattacataaaatgtaaatattgttaaattattgcttaacagatgttgcgtttggtaggtTAACAGTCATAAAAGttccgcaaacgcaacaatttctaacagctgtaccaatcgtacaaatctctagaaaatgCTTAAAACTGCAACCACCTACAcgcgcaaactcccgcaaccatAAACACAACcactgcggttacaccagtcagaccCTAAATTCCTCTCTAGTTTTGATAGA
It encodes:
- the LOC108850707 gene encoding receptor-like protein 30, translated to MMSSNQYVLLVFFVSLIYHNTLASPWLQRDALLEFKNEFPINASDPDDPINSWNRSTDYCSWEGVTCDRNSGKVISLVLDSFYLDGSLKTNSSLFSLQHLRNLSLDHCGLRGEIPSSLGNLSHLRVLDLSNNHFDGEISSSLGYLNQLTSLSIGSNNLTGRLPTSLGNLSRLTQLDLTDNHLDGEIPPSFGNLNQVLSVSLSMNNLNGTFPISFLNLTKLNALYLFQNQFTSGDDLPLFLPNLTSLYYLDLSYNHFKSTVPDLSGLHNLLKIDLSGNSFVGNFPASLLKIPSLEAVYLEGNQFEGSLEFHNASSSSVDTLLLSHNNFSRVSESISGLAMLSSLALGYNSFVGPIPVSISGIPNLSQLDLSHNGFTGPIPGSMSKLVYLFILDLSYNKLEGQVPSFVWGVYGLTLSHNYFSSLEKPRKVVDDKDSIDKVSFDLGSNSLRGPFPQWLCKVRLLEFLDMSNNHLNGSIPPCFLNPPFLKEVSLRKNNLSGFLPDMYSSQELKSLDVSGNQLVGKLPRSLIGCNYLEFLNLKGNNLRDTFPSWLRSLERLRVLLLGSNAFYGPIYTPSSSSTDFGFSTLRVIDISHNNFSGTLPRDYFANWLEMSSVWKGEKDWSDLPMYEGNQMDRGMYENSMVMIYKGVETEFSEILLAFKAIDFSGNNFSGEIPESIGLLKGLRLLNLSGNSFTSSIPSTLANITYLEALDLSRNNLSGHIPLDLDNLTFLSYMDFSHNLLEGPVPRGTQFQRQNCSSFADNVKLYGLEEICGPIHVPDAAPPQQPKDSSSEPEDVLNWIAAAIAYGPGVICGLVIGHIFNSHKHERLMRRFRRNNPSGTTRVH